CTCGTCGAACCGTCCGCTCGTCACGTAGTTCAGGAAGTTCGCGACCGTGATCGGCGCCTGCGTGTTGAACAGCTCGATGTCGATGTCGCCGAAGCTCGTCTCGAACCGAACCACCGTGTTGTTCGGGCTCTCGAGATCGGTGAGTTGCGGCAGCGGCGTGCCCGCCAGCAGCGCCCGGGCCTCCAGCGCGTCGAAGCACCCGCCCGCCGCCCGGTGCGTCAGCCTCGCACGAAGACCCGCCATGACCGTCCCAAGTCGGCTCCGCATTGTCGGTAACTCCTGAGATGCCGCGCCAAGCGTCCCGCATGGCAACGCCTAGGCCGCCTCGTCTGTTCGGCGTGTCGGCCGGGCCTGTTCCCGCGTGGGACGCCCCGCCGCCTTGGGGGCGGTGCCCCCGGCTCGCCCTCCAGTATACCGCCCCATCCCCTTCCCGACACGCCCGCCCCACGCCCGATCTCCCCTCGCCCCCTACGCTTGGCGGCGAATGGACAATCTTGCGCCCGACCCCAAGCCCGTCGTCGGCCTCGAAGCCCTCACCCCCCTCTCCGCGGACTCCGCTCGACGCAACGGCACACACCCGCACACGTCCCGACCGGTGACCGTCGCCGCGGTCATTCCCTGCTTCAACCGACGCGACGACCTCACCCTCCTCCTGCGCGACGTCGCGCGCCTCGACCTGCGGGGCATCGACCTCTGGTGCGTCGTCGTCGACAACGCCTCCACCGAGCCGCTCTCCACCATCCGCGTCCCGCCCGGGCTGCGCGTCGAGTTCGTCCGGTCGCCCCGCAACACCGGCGGCTCGGGCGGGTTCAACCTCGGGATGTCTCACGTCCTCTCGGGCGCGGGCGAATCCGGGCGCTACGGCCAGCCGGACTACGTCTGGTGGCTCGACAGCGACGCCCGCGTCGGTCGCTCGTGCCTGCGCGAGCTCGTCCGCGTCCTCAAGCGCCGCCCACGCGTCGGGGCCGTCGGCTCGGGCCTGCGCGACATCGACACCGGGCACACCTGGGAGGTCGGCGGACGCATCAGCCGCGTGCACGGCGGGGTCATGCCCGCCGCCGGGGGCGACCTCGACAAGCGCCTGCTCTGCCGCTGCGACTACCTGGCGGCGTGCAGCGCGCTCGTCCGGCGCAGCGCCATCGAACGCACCGGGCTCTTCCCCGACAACTTCATCTACTACGACGACGTCGACTGGTGCATCCAGATGACCCGCGCCACCGGCTACACCGTGCTCGGCGCCCCCAAGAGCCGCGCCTTCCACCCGCCCGGCAACCGGCGCTACGTCACCTGGGCCCGCTACTACATCGCGCGCAACGCGTTCTCGCACATGGACGTCATGGGCATGGGCGGCTACCGGCGCTTCCGGCGCGCGTGGCGCGAGGTGCCCCGCGCCATCGGCCAGGCCATGATGGGCGCCCCCGAACTCGCCGCCCTGCACCTGCGGGGCCTGCGCGACGCCCGCGACCGGCGGTTCCCCGCCCTCGAGCCCCGCGAACTGCCCACCGGCATCACCATGATCCCCTTCGCCAAGCTGCGCGAAACCATCGACGCCGAGCTCGGCGCCTGGCGCGCCAACGGCCGCCCGGGCACGCTCTACGTCCATCCCGCCCTGCGCTACCCCATCCCCGGGCTCGACGGCTTCCGGCAAGAGTTGAAGAAAGTCCAGTTCGCCTGGCCCCGACGGCGCTGGCGCGCCTCGCACGAGGGCGCGGGCCTGCGCGACCTGCTGCTGGGCGTCTGGCGTACCCTCGTCGGACCCTCGGCCGATGTCGCCATCACCACCACCGGCTGGCCCACGAACTGGAGCCGCGGCCGCACCGTCATCAAGGTGACCACCGACGGCCTCATCGTGAAGCGGCTCGAGCGCCCGCGCGTCGTGCGCGACGCGCTGCGCACCTTCGCCCGCGGGCTCACCCTCTCGGTGCAACTGGGCCTGCGTGGCCCGCACATCATGCCGCTCCCGCCCGCCCCGCGCTACGTGCCCGCCCCCACCCACGAGGCCGAGCCCGCGCACGCGGTATCCTGACGCCGTGCTCTCGGCCGTCGTGCTGCACTACCGGCGTCCGGACGCGCTCGCGCACACCCTCGCGTCGCTCCGTGCCGCGCCACGCTGCGACGAGATCATCGTCGTCGACAACGCCTCCGCCGACGACACCCCCGACCGCGTGCCG
The sequence above is drawn from the Planctomycetota bacterium genome and encodes:
- a CDS encoding glycosyltransferase family 2 protein is translated as MDNLAPDPKPVVGLEALTPLSADSARRNGTHPHTSRPVTVAAVIPCFNRRDDLTLLLRDVARLDLRGIDLWCVVVDNASTEPLSTIRVPPGLRVEFVRSPRNTGGSGGFNLGMSHVLSGAGESGRYGQPDYVWWLDSDARVGRSCLRELVRVLKRRPRVGAVGSGLRDIDTGHTWEVGGRISRVHGGVMPAAGGDLDKRLLCRCDYLAACSALVRRSAIERTGLFPDNFIYYDDVDWCIQMTRATGYTVLGAPKSRAFHPPGNRRYVTWARYYIARNAFSHMDVMGMGGYRRFRRAWREVPRAIGQAMMGAPELAALHLRGLRDARDRRFPALEPRELPTGITMIPFAKLRETIDAELGAWRANGRPGTLYVHPALRYPIPGLDGFRQELKKVQFAWPRRRWRASHEGAGLRDLLLGVWRTLVGPSADVAITTTGWPTNWSRGRTVIKVTTDGLIVKRLERPRVVRDALRTFARGLTLSVQLGLRGPHIMPLPPAPRYVPAPTHEAEPAHAVS